CGTTTAGGACTCAGGTATCTGGGTACCAGTCCTGATTCCTTTTTCTAAATTGGATGTTGAATTCCATATGAACAGATATAGCCCTCAGCCCAGCCAAGGATCCACACACAGGGGAGGGACAGCTCACAGAGAGTCGACAGCTGGAGTATCAGCGACAGGACCATGGTGGGCACTCTCCGTGGAGCTGAGGAAAAGGTTGACCCTGCCTTTTTCACTCTGAGGAAATGAAGCAACACCAGAAAGCCATGTGAGAGTCCTGTTTAGGGAACAGAGGAGTCAGGTGGAGGCTCCTGGGTAACTGTGTCATAGTTTCATTGTCTTGGAAAAAGTTGCAAGATGGAACAGTCATAGCCTCTGGTGTTCTTTAATTTAACTTAAAAGTTGGGGAGGAGGGCTGAGGACGTTGTCGCTAAGTAGAAGACCACTTGCCCAGAGTAGCCTCAGCactgaggagagaaaggaaaggggcaggtgggaggaagaaaaatggaaaagaggaaaaaaacaacaacaacaacaaaaaaaacaaaacaaaaaggtagaaagggaaaaagaagctTGCTGTACAATATGTACTATGCCGGTAACAAGAGAAGGCTCAGACTCCATTACTGCTCTCACTGTCCAGTCCAgatatgttaatttttttaagtgatgTGCATTATCTTAGAGGCTCAGGCTTGTAATCTCACCAGCTTGAGAAACCAAGGCAGGAGGCTGTCAAGTTCAAAGATTGCAGGGCCAACTTGAGCCATTTaatgccctgtctcaaaataaaaagtaatgaaaGGGCTGAAAAATGTggctcaacaataaaagatatgCCTAAAATCCACCAGCAGGGACCTGGGATAGTAGAATCTATCAGCAAGTGGACGGAGGAGTGGCTCAATCGGAGATGGGTAGCCTAGCCTGTCCTGGTTTCAGTTTTCAGCACTAAGGGGCAGATGGAGGGAAAAGCCATGATCTGCATGCTAGTAACACAAAGCACAGGCAGTCCTTAATATATTTGGGATTAATTTAGAATTTCCAGAATGAGCTTATGTCTAGATGTGATCTCAATGTaaagctgacttttttttttttaaggtttatttatgagtacactgttgcagtcttcagacacaccagaagagggcgtcagatcccattgcagatggttgtcagtcaccatgtggttactggaaattaaacctttggaagagcagacagagctctgagccatctctccagcccaaagctgACTTTATTACAGGAGAACGTTATGTTACTTCTCCGATGCATTTGCTGAGTTATAAACTATAAGAAAATGGTGAGGCCAGCAGGTGTTCAAGgtggtttaaatctttcagtccTCTTAAGCCTCACTCCAGAACTACAACTCCCGAAAGGGTCCACGTCCTCGCCCAAGGGGCGGGGCCTCACGCAAGGAGAAGGACCACAACTCCCAGAGAGCTCCGCTCCTTGTCGCCGCCAAGAACAAGATGGCCGGGAGTAAGTACAGGTTTGGAGCTCGCGGGGATCAAGTAGTTCCAGGAAACTGTGGGCTGATCCGTGGCTGAGTCTCAGTGGAGCCTTGGGGACCGGTAATCCGTCCCAGAATAGGGGCGCGGCAGTCACGAGGGTGCAGAGCAGGGGTGATACGAGAGTGTTAGAGGTCACCGCAGTAGTCCCCAAGGGTGACTGTCTTCTCACCTCTCTAGGAATCTCTGCCTTCCTCAAGAATGCCTGGGCGAAGGAGCCGGTGCTGGTGGTGTCCTTCTCTGTCTGGGGCCTCGGTGAGTGCCCCCTTCCCCGGCGCGAAAGTGCATCCTCCACCCGGAAGTCATCAGCATTCCACGGCACAGTTTCATCTCGCATCCCCTTGCCAGCCATATCCTGACATTACTGTCGCTCTTCCCTCACCACACACAAGAGGTGCACATTCAACTCAGTTTGACTCTGTAGGCAGAACTCCTCGGCGAAGTCTGACTTATGCAAATCTCTCAGCAAGCCTCCCACCTTGCAGTGGGACAGGGTTACTCACAGTTCTGATGCATTGAAGCCCGGGAGATGGAGGTGACCTGTTAAATTTTCATTCTGAAAGTCTGGGGTGAGGCCTTGGATTTGGCAGCCATCACAGTACCAAAATTGTCAGTATTGCTGGCCTGGAGTGTGACAGAGAAGTTCTAAAACCCACCACCAGCTATCTACCACCCTGACTTTCAAAGACCTAGAATGCTCTAATGTATGTGGTTTTAATTGATTATATGTTGAAATAGTGATTTAATGTATACTTGGTTCGTTCTTAaagttaaaattacattttttaaggtgtgtgtgtgtgtgtgtgtgtgtgtgtgtgtgtgtgttggctaccAGTTGGGTTTGGGGGGTCGGAGGACAACTTACTGGAGTCAGTGCTCATTCTGAGTTCCAGTGAGCAGGTAATTTTAACTATTGAGCTCTCTCACCACACTAAGGTTAAAAACTTCCTTGAACTGACTTCTTCTGaatcttttcagttttcttttttatagagGATACAAATCACTTAGCTCAagtgggcctcaaactcacagcagtcTGCCTTGGGTTCTTATGTGTTGATATCACACGCCTGAGCCACCATCCCTgcatatctttattttattttattttaattattattattattatttggtttttcgagacagggtttctctgtgtagccctggctgtcctggaactcactctgtagcccaggatggcctcgaactcagaaatccacctctgccttccaagtgctgggattaaaggcatgcgccaccactgcccggcacgtatcttttcttaaaaatgtgTGTGCGCCTCTGGAGGCAAGAAGAGGACGTAGGTTCTTTTTCCTTTGGAGTGGGAGATATTAGGCATttatgagctgcctgacatggctgctgcggattgaactcaagtcttctggACGACTAGAAAGTACTCTCCTTACCTGaagagccatctcccagccccctCAGCTTTTACACACTATGTTATCTGTGTTTCTGTATCCACATATGTGGGAGTGCTCACAAAAGCCAGATACGTTTGTTGGATGCTGTGGAACTGGAGTCAAAAGGTGCTAGGAGCCAAACTCtgcaaagcagcaagtgttcttaattgctgagccatctctagcccctTAACATGTGTAGTTTAAGATGTGAAATTAACATGTGGTTATTAACTTGTATCAGCAACACTAACCTGATACATTCCTTTCATGGCTATAGCCCACATGGGCTAATCTAAAGGCTATCTATCGTGACCAGTCTTTGGACCTCATGTGTTCCTGAGTGCTTGTCTCCAACCTCTATGCTATTCTCCACTCTCAGGATTTACACTGACCCAGGTTAAGTGGGGATGGTTGAGTGCTGAGGACCCACCAAAGGGCCCTACTGGTTGTGCTGGCCTTTTCTCGCTCCCTTTTGCCAGGGCTTTTTCTACCCTTTCCCCACCCCTGGAGAGCTACTTCATCCTGGGGTCTTTTGTCTTTCTCCACAGCTATAATTATGCCCATGATTAGCCCCTACACCAAGTATGCTAGCAtgatcaacaaggccacaccctacAACTACCCAGGTGAGCAGGGACCTGTGTTGGGGGGAGGGCCAGACATCTGTGTAGGAGAGTCCTTAATGCATTGAAATGTTCTTTGTCcacgcttttttttttcctttccttttcttttcttttcttttttcttttcttttgagatagggtttctctgtgtagccctggctgtcctgtaactcacttagtagaccaggctggccttgaactcagaaatccacctgcctctgcctcccaagtgctgggattgaaggggtgcaccaccaccgcccagtttGTCCACACTTTTAAGTTACCCTAACATGCTCTCTCCAGATTTCTGTTCATCTCCcagttcctttctctctgttggAGAGATCTCCCTCACTTCCCTGTGTCTTTGCGTCTGTTGAATCTCTGGCCCTCACTTTCCTTTTtccctggaatacagacacaaacCAGCTGTTTTCTCCAGGACTCTGGAGAGCTGCTGCTCTCAGTGGCGCATCCTTCTGTTTTGCAGTGCCTGTGAGAGATGACGGGAACATGCCTGATGTGCCCAGCCACCCTCAGGATCCTCTGGGTCCAAGCTTGGACTGGCTGAAGAACCTGTGAATGCCTCTGCTGATGGAAGAGGCCCCTTCCCTGTTGCTCtccaataaaaatgtgaaaactaATAACCCCACAATCTTTTCTTTCGtgggtttcttttgttgttgtgagACAAGGAAGTCTCATATGTAGTGTAGGCAGACCTGGAATTCAGTGTGTAGTCAGGGTAGCCTCCAACCCTGGAACCTGGATATGATCAGAGGTGGGAGCAATAAACGGTGACCTAGACAAGTGTACATAGGGAATCTGTTTATTGGGGAGAGGGTTAGTCAAAGGGTGGGCTGGccagggtagggtagggtagcaATTTGTCTGGCTCTCGGGAAACCCAACTTGAATCCAAGGCCTCATCTGCTTCAAAGCCAAAGTCTTCCTCAACCTTAATCTGAAAAGATACGGAACAAGATGCGAGGGATATGGAGACCCAGGAGACATACTACCCCCAAGCACACTCACCAATCAGCCTATGGGCACTGGTTTCCCAGGTTAGACACTTCCCACAATCAATCACTGACGACCATCCCTCAGCTGACTTTCTCTTCAAGCACTAGCCTGGTTTTCCAACTCCTCTATCCTACCTGATAGCAACCCAGTGTTGCCAGTCTGCCCAGCCCTCCCCAGACCTGGATCCCTCAAAGCCCAGCCCAGGATTCTCACCACGCCTTGGCCCCAGCCCTCGGCTCCCACCTGCACTGGGGCCAGTTCTGGAGTCAATGAAGCCCCCACCCGTGGCGCCCGCCGCCTCTTCCGCCCACTGGGCCCCTCGCCAGGGGCTGGGCTGGTGGGGTCTAAGGTTGCAGTTGTCCTTTGGGATGGGGAAAGCCCCTCTTTCTCTGGAGGTTCATTCTCAGCATTGCCTGGGGTAGGGACATCTGTGCCTTGGCTGCCATCATCCTGGTAAGATGTAACATGGTGGCGGTTAAAGACTCCTGGATTCCCCATCCTCCCAACCTGCTTGGAGACCAGAGCTCACCTCCAACACAATGGTGAACTGGCTATCTCGGTAGTCATCCCCGTAGGAGTCCAGCACCCTCATGAGGAACCTGTGTGGATGGAGATGCAGGCACTGAAAATCTTATCTTCTGAGGGAGTACGTAAAAGATAAGTCCAGGTCTCTTCAATCTAAAGTTCGCTTGAACTAGAAAGGTTTAGACCTCTGTAGCCTGAGCTCCCAGCCTGGGAACCAGTTGACCCCAAGTCTCCTACACAATGATAGGTGACATCCTTTACTGGGTTAGGTGCTGTGAAGGTATACTACATAGACTATTCTCTAAAGTACACAGTGTGATTGTTAGCATCTAGTAAACGTTCAAATTGTAATGTTGGTAATGAAGactgaatttttttaagatttatttattttaggtatatgagtacactgtagctgtcttcagacacaccagaagaggacactagatttccttacagatggttgtgagccacatgtggttgctgggatttgaactcaggacctctggaagagcagtcagttctcttaactgctgagccatctccccagcccatggaGACTGAATCTTGAACTTGCTTCACAAGTACTATACCACTGAGCTAGAGTCCCAAGCTACAGCTCTGACTGCtactacttcctcctcctctttttgagacaggatttctttgtgtaatagccctggctgtctggagaTTCAATTTTTAGACTAGATTGACCTCAAACATACAGATAATGgtttgcctctacttcccaaatgctgggattaaaggtatatgcctcCATGCCCAGCTCTAAACttcctttttgtctgttttgtgacaggttctcactatgtaaccctgactggccttgaactcacagaaacacacgtcctctgcttcccaagtgcttggattaaaggattttgtttttgagacactgtAGTACTCAGCACCAAATAAAACAGCGTGGTAGCcagatacctgtaatcccagcaagaaTTGCACTCAGGTAAGAGGATCACAAATGGAAGGTTAGTTTGAGGGCAGCGTGGGCTACAGGAGAACCTGCCTGGGGTGAAGAATGTGAGGTGTGGGAAAAACTAACTGGACAGAGGAGGGTGTGGCATAAGAAAACTTCTGACAGTAGGAGCCCCTGCCAAGGCCCAGAAGTGCTCTAGGGATGGTGAGTTCCATGTAAAGCAAGGAGGCAAGCCACCCAAGTCAGGCCTCATTGGCCATCACGAAGGTGCTCACTTTTACTGTGCCAGTAAGGGCACTAAGAGGCTATGATCAGAGGGACAggctggtgtctgtgtgtgtgtgtgtgtgtgtgtgtgtgtgtgcgtaagtgtgagtgtgtgtattagtgtgtactcttggctgtcttggaacttgttctgtagaccaggctagcctcaaacccagagaACTACCTgccttgaatgctgggattaagccccctcatccccacccccacaaacacacacacacacacacacacacacacaccccagcctgGCTTGTTTGTCTAGGCTGGGGCTGGAATTTGAGCTGGTAACAAGACCCCTGGTGGCAGGGTGTGACAGGTAGTCCAGAGGCCCCAAGAGAATGCAGCTGTGAGAGCTCAAAGGCATTATCAATCTTACGGAATtgttacagggtttctctgtatagccctggctgtcctggagctcattctgtagaccaggctggcctccaactcagaaatccgcctgcctctgcctcccgagtgctgggattaaaggcatgagccaccacacccggcaagaaCAGACTTTCAAAAGCTGTCCTCTAATGTTTACATGTACACTGTGCACACCCATATTCAACTCTTTCTTCCCAATGTGTATGGGACCCATGCTATCAAACAGAGCAGACATGGCTACCTTTGGCACACTGTGAAGGTGACTTTTAATTCAATTATTAAAATAACTGCTTAATGGCAATTATTTTAGTCAGCCCCCTTTGGTTGCTAAGCGCAGGTAATGTATATGTGGACAGTACAACTCAAgaaatgggatttttaaaaagattttttttatttatatggatgCATGTATGTCATGTAGAGCTgtgcctgagaaggccagaagaagatggCAGATTCTCTGGATTGGgaattacaggaggttgtgagctgcctgataatGGTGCCCCTAACCAATgatccacctctccagtcccagtttCCTTTTATATACTAGAGATTGAGCCtgggggctagagggatggctcagctcttaagagcactggatgcacTTCCAGGTTTAAGTCCTGGCACccaaatggcagcttacaaccttctgtaacccaggggatccaatgcctcctTCTGACCCCTTGTCTACCTCACTAGTGTGGTACACAGGCACATAGGCACCATACGAATAAAATGAAAGGTTTACAAGGATAGagattgaacctggggccttgcagatgctaggcaaatgctctactgaTGGGCCATATGTCCAGCACTTCCTGGGGGACTCTAGGCAGGTGATCTACTAGTGAGCCACTCCAggccctcactggaggattctacgCAAACATGTTATTACCTCTGAACTATATCCTCAGTTCTCCTTTTGTTAAATTTAAACTCGatttagttttatgtgtatagatattTGCAtataagtacatacacacaccacgcACATGCCTGATgcccgcagaggccagaaaagggtggttggatcccctggattggagacacagacagttgtgagccaccacgtgggtggtGGAagctgaacctgagtcctcttcaGGGACAGTAAGCACTTCTCACCAGGCCGCCTCTCCAGGCTCTAACTGTCAATTTACCAAATACAAGCAAAGTTAGCTGCCTGCAGGCAGCAGCTTCCATACCTGACAGTCCCGGGGAACTAACTACTGGATGAGCATCTGGGAGCATCAAGACTGATCAGCAGAGATGCCTGGAAGGGAACAGCCTACGAAGACCAAGGCACTAGGAAAGCGGTAAGGAGGGACCACAGGCTCAAATGTGCCAAGCTATGGAACTGAGGTGAAAAGAGCCGGGTGGACTTGGCCTCACGTACTCTGAATCGTGTGTTCCTGGGTCAGTGGGACACAGCAAGGGGCCATCAGGCTGAAGAGCTCACATCCCTTCAGTCATGGTGATACCAGTGGCCTACAGGAGGTAATGACCTGAGCTTGTCAACCCTAGCTCAACCTCGATCCCAGCCTCTTG
This Mus musculus strain C57BL/6J chromosome 7, GRCm38.p6 C57BL/6J DNA region includes the following protein-coding sequences:
- the Ndufa3 gene encoding NADH dehydrogenase [ubiquinone] 1 alpha subcomplex subunit 3, producing the protein MAGRISAFLKNAWAKEPVLVVSFSVWGLAIIMPMISPYTKYASMINKATPYNYPVPVRDDGNMPDVPSHPQDPLGPSLDWLKNL
- the Ndufa3 gene encoding NADH dehydrogenase [ubiquinone] 1 alpha subcomplex subunit 3 isoform X1, which codes for MPGRRSRCWWCPSLSGASVSAPFPGAKVHPPPGSHQHSTAQFHLASPCQPYPDITVALPSPHTRAIIMPMISPYTKYASMINKATPYNYPVPVRDDGNMPDVPSHPQDPLGPSLDWLKNL
- the Tfpt gene encoding TCF3 fusion partner homolog isoform 1 (isoform 1 is encoded by transcript variant 1), which encodes MELEQREGTMAAVGFEEFSAPPGSELALPPLFGGHILESELETEVEFVSGGLGDSGLRERDEEEEAARGRRRRQRELNRRKYQALGRRCREIEQVNERVLNRLHQVQRITRRLQQERRFLMRVLDSYGDDYRDSQFTIVLEDDGSQGTDVPTPGNAENEPPEKEGLSPSQRTTATLDPTSPAPGEGPSGRKRRRAPRVGASLTPELAPVQVGAEGWGQGVIKVEEDFGFEADEALDSSWVSREPDKLLPYPTLASPPFD
- the Tfpt gene encoding TCF3 fusion partner homolog isoform 2 (isoform 2 is encoded by transcript variant 2) — protein: MELEQREGTMAAVGFEEFSAPPGSELALPPLFGGHILESELETEVEFVSGGLGDSGLRERDEEEEAARGRRRRQRELNRRKYQALGRRCREIEQVNERVLNRLHQVQRITRRLQQERRFLMRVLDSYGDDYRDSQFTIVLEDDGSQGTDVPTPGNAENEPPEKEGLSPSQRTTATLDPTSPAPGEGPSGRKRRRAPRVGASLTPELAPVQIKVEEDFGFEADEALDSSWVSREPDKLLPYPTLASPPFD